The Erythrobacter sp. F6033 genome window below encodes:
- a CDS encoding OmpA family protein, with amino-acid sequence MKTTRILLSGTAALALLGTSACVTDPNTGEQKISRTAIGGALGGTLGYLLGGAIGGDAARIIGAGIGGSAGAVVGKQFDDQIKELDEQTEGSGVDVEEVGDGDAILVRLPDGVTFARGSADINPGFYQTLDSVAESLIKYPNSLIDVYGFTDTTGSNALNQRLSEQRAQAVADYIAARGVARSRMATRGFGEDYDQLRVKTGDGVDEPLNRRVEIKIIPISQEDVEAARSQ; translated from the coding sequence ATGAAAACAACACGTATCCTGCTTTCGGGCACAGCGGCGCTTGCGCTGCTCGGCACCAGCGCTTGTGTGACGGATCCCAATACGGGCGAACAGAAAATCTCGCGTACGGCAATCGGCGGCGCGCTGGGCGGAACGCTTGGTTATCTGCTTGGCGGCGCAATCGGCGGCGATGCAGCCCGTATCATCGGTGCCGGCATTGGCGGCAGCGCAGGCGCGGTTGTCGGCAAGCAATTTGACGATCAGATCAAAGAACTGGACGAGCAGACCGAAGGCAGCGGCGTGGACGTTGAAGAAGTCGGCGATGGCGACGCCATCCTCGTGCGCCTTCCCGATGGTGTGACCTTTGCGCGCGGCTCTGCCGACATCAATCCCGGCTTCTACCAGACGCTGGATTCCGTTGCAGAAAGTCTGATCAAATATCCAAACAGCCTGATCGACGTATATGGCTTTACCGACACGACCGGATCGAACGCGCTGAACCAGCGCCTGTCTGAGCAACGTGCACAAGCGGTCGCGGATTATATCGCTGCGCGCGGCGTAGCGCGCAGCCGGATGGCCACGCGCGGTTTCGGCGAAGACTATGATCAACTGCGCGTAAAAACCGGAGACGGTGTCGACGAGCCGCTTAACCGCCGCGTCGAGATCAAGATTATCCCGATCAGTCAGGAAGATGTTGAAGCTGCGCGTTCGCAGTAA
- a CDS encoding glycerophosphodiester phosphodiesterase family protein translates to MKKYALWGGMAFALAVLILSVTNASWLAPDPKGAPKLIAHRGLYQIYDKTGVGRDTCTADRIYAPYHGYLENTVPSIKRAQKLGAWLVEVDIAPTKDDELVVWHDWTLDCRTDGTGNVRDATLEELKALDIGYGYTADRGGTYPFRGKFVGAMPTFEEVVKAQRINDRLMINFKSKDPSEADLLAGKFKELGRDPVKSGDAFYGHTGPINRIRELFPDAWAWNQQEARACSEDYVKFGWSGILPDSCRGKTMLVPLNYQWAFWGWPNRLIARMEEYGGKVIVIGPVEENLPRGLTLPEQLTEIPASFNGYVWVEDGFTAMPALFPSFDDRTQEEIDAAQSALERRRNRK, encoded by the coding sequence ATGAAAAAATATGCTTTGTGGGGCGGTATGGCGTTTGCGCTCGCCGTCCTGATCCTGTCCGTCACCAATGCCAGCTGGCTTGCCCCAGACCCCAAAGGCGCGCCGAAGCTGATCGCGCATCGCGGTCTGTATCAAATCTATGACAAGACTGGCGTCGGGCGCGATACCTGTACCGCGGACCGGATCTACGCGCCCTATCATGGCTACCTTGAAAACACCGTTCCCAGCATCAAACGGGCGCAGAAGCTTGGCGCGTGGCTGGTCGAGGTGGATATCGCTCCGACTAAGGATGATGAACTCGTTGTCTGGCATGATTGGACACTGGATTGCCGCACCGATGGAACCGGCAATGTGCGCGATGCGACGCTGGAAGAATTGAAAGCGCTCGACATCGGCTATGGCTACACCGCCGATCGCGGTGGGACATATCCGTTTCGCGGAAAATTTGTCGGCGCCATGCCGACATTCGAAGAGGTGGTGAAGGCGCAGCGGATCAATGATCGACTGATGATCAATTTCAAATCGAAAGACCCATCAGAAGCTGACCTTCTGGCGGGTAAATTCAAAGAATTGGGCCGCGATCCCGTAAAAAGTGGCGATGCTTTTTACGGCCATACCGGCCCGATAAATCGCATCCGCGAACTCTTCCCCGATGCATGGGCATGGAACCAGCAAGAGGCGCGCGCCTGTTCGGAAGATTATGTGAAATTCGGCTGGTCTGGAATCTTGCCGGATAGTTGCCGAGGCAAGACCATGCTTGTTCCGCTCAACTACCAATGGGCCTTCTGGGGTTGGCCAAACCGATTGATTGCGCGGATGGAAGAATATGGTGGCAAAGTGATCGTCATCGGCCCGGTCGAAGAGAACCTTCCGCGTGGCCTGACCCTGCCCGAACAGCTCACCGAAATCCCTGCCAGTTTCAACGGATATGTCTGGGTCGAAGATGGCTTTACCGCGATGCCGGCGCTGTTCCCGAGCTTCGATGATCGAACTCAGGAAGAAATCGACGCAGCACAGTCAGCATTGGAGCGCAGGCGCAACCGAAAGTAA
- a CDS encoding 3'(2'),5'-bisphosphate nucleotidase CysQ, translated as MIDKDRLLGIVREAGRIAHARWPGDGHALESWDKTPGNPVSESDLEVDRFLRRELAALLPSAGWLSEETIDDKARTDSDLLWLVDPIDGTRDFVRGRPGWSVSVALVSSGKPLIGILIAPARGEEWCAVAGQGATLNDRPLIASARQEFSGARVPIDQLPSADSDLVMVEKPNSIALRIAMVADDRADLVATLRWGFEWDVAAAALIAREAGAEVSDAFGNPLAYNKHDPRDFGVLVCSPGIHAAAVERLADRASQLK; from the coding sequence ATGATAGATAAAGACCGCCTTTTGGGGATTGTACGCGAAGCCGGGCGGATTGCGCATGCGCGTTGGCCGGGCGATGGCCACGCCTTGGAAAGCTGGGACAAGACGCCTGGCAATCCGGTGAGCGAATCGGATTTGGAAGTGGATCGGTTCCTCCGCCGCGAACTTGCTGCGCTGCTTCCTTCGGCTGGTTGGCTGTCCGAAGAGACTATTGACGATAAGGCGCGGACTGACAGCGATCTGTTGTGGCTGGTCGATCCGATTGATGGAACGCGCGACTTTGTTCGGGGAAGACCCGGTTGGTCGGTTTCGGTCGCGCTTGTGAGTTCTGGCAAGCCGTTGATCGGAATACTCATTGCCCCCGCGAGAGGCGAGGAATGGTGCGCCGTTGCAGGGCAGGGCGCGACTTTGAACGATAGACCCCTCATCGCCAGTGCGCGGCAGGAGTTTTCCGGTGCAAGAGTACCAATAGATCAATTGCCGAGCGCCGATTCGGATCTCGTTATGGTCGAAAAACCCAATTCGATTGCGCTGCGTATCGCGATGGTGGCCGATGACCGGGCTGATTTGGTCGCGACTTTGCGTTGGGGTTTTGAATGGGATGTTGCAGCCGCCGCTCTCATTGCGCGTGAGGCCGGGGCGGAGGTTTCCGATGCGTTCGGCAATCCGCTTGCCTACAACAAGCATGACCCGCGGGATTTTGGCGTATTGGTCTGCTCGCCGGGCATCCATGCTGCGGCTGTCGAGCGGCTGGCAGACCGGGCCAGTCAGCTCAAATAA
- the lspA gene encoding signal peptidase II produces the protein MSGIFTRNRVIGLAFAAFIAIVDQAIKAYVTVTLGINQIGDKMDLLPFFDLTYTENRGISLGMLQATNMEMRWLLVLMTAVIALVVFVWMLREKLMGDILGLAMILGGAIGNIYDRYHFGYVIDFADFHIGDFRPFLIFNVADAAITIGVVIILARSLFLREKDDNETDASGVPSEN, from the coding sequence ATGAGCGGTATTTTCACTCGCAACCGCGTGATCGGCCTAGCCTTCGCAGCGTTCATTGCGATCGTGGATCAGGCGATCAAAGCCTATGTCACGGTCACTCTCGGCATCAATCAGATCGGCGACAAGATGGACCTGCTGCCATTCTTTGACCTGACCTATACCGAGAATCGCGGCATTTCGCTCGGCATGTTGCAGGCGACCAATATGGAGATGCGCTGGCTCCTCGTTTTGATGACCGCCGTGATCGCGCTGGTCGTGTTTGTCTGGATGCTGCGAGAAAAGCTGATGGGCGACATCCTCGGCCTCGCCATGATTCTGGGCGGTGCCATCGGCAACATCTATGATCGCTACCACTTTGGCTATGTCATCGACTTCGCCGACTTCCACATCGGGGACTTTCGTCCCTTCCTTATTTTCAACGTCGCCGATGCAGCTATCACCATCGGCGTTGTGATCATCCTTGCGCGCAGCCTGTTCCTGCGCGAAAAGGACGACAACGAAACGGACGCATCAGGTGTCCCATCGGAGAATTGA
- a CDS encoding bifunctional riboflavin kinase/FAD synthetase, whose amino-acid sequence MRWLDHRDDITQALRGAVIALGNFDGFHSGHQAVAGEAIKWAQDEGRPSIIATFDPHPVRHFKPDVPPFRLTTLEQRQELYLAAGATAMLVFHFDKELATTSAEDFITEILIKRFGAFGVVTGGDFTFGQGAKGNVDLLRTFGGELGLDSRVVEAVEGQGDIVSSSRVREALREGDPQLATELLTRPFAIRGIVEHGDKNGRKLGYPTANIAIDTYLRPKYGVYAVTGKILSTGEELKGAANIGIRPQFEPPKELLEPYFFDFSGDLYGQEIEVAFHHFLRGEAKFDSLDALMEQMERDCLEAKRLLS is encoded by the coding sequence ATGCGCTGGCTGGATCACCGCGACGACATCACCCAGGCGCTGCGCGGCGCGGTGATTGCACTTGGCAATTTTGATGGATTTCACAGCGGCCATCAAGCGGTGGCGGGCGAAGCGATCAAATGGGCGCAAGACGAAGGTCGCCCGTCGATTATCGCCACATTCGATCCGCATCCTGTGCGCCATTTCAAGCCCGACGTGCCGCCTTTCCGTCTGACTACATTGGAACAACGTCAGGAACTGTATCTCGCCGCAGGCGCAACCGCGATGCTGGTGTTCCATTTCGACAAAGAACTCGCAACCACCAGCGCAGAGGATTTCATTACAGAAATCCTGATCAAACGCTTTGGCGCGTTCGGCGTCGTTACAGGCGGCGATTTCACCTTTGGCCAAGGCGCGAAAGGCAATGTTGATCTGCTCCGCACCTTTGGTGGAGAGCTGGGCCTCGACAGCCGCGTTGTGGAGGCGGTTGAGGGTCAAGGCGACATCGTCTCTTCCAGCCGCGTGCGCGAGGCTTTGCGTGAAGGCGACCCGCAGCTTGCCACTGAACTGCTCACCCGCCCCTTCGCAATCCGCGGCATTGTTGAGCATGGCGACAAGAATGGCCGCAAGCTCGGCTATCCGACAGCCAATATCGCGATCGACACCTATCTGCGGCCCAAATACGGGGTCTATGCGGTCACCGGCAAAATCCTGAGCACGGGTGAGGAATTGAAAGGCGCGGCCAATATCGGCATCCGCCCGCAATTCGAACCGCCCAAAGAACTGCTCGAACCCTATTTCTTCGATTTCTCCGGCGATTTGTATGGTCAGGAAATCGAAGTCGCGTTCCACCACTTCCTGCGCGGCGAGGCAAAATTCGACAGCCTTGATGCCCTGATGGAGCAGATGGAGCGCGATTGCTTAGAGGCTAAACGGCTGCTTTCATGA
- a CDS encoding DUF3035 domain-containing protein — protein MRKLKTVILLTTGSAMLAACGGSGIFNRDRPDEFAVQRQAPLVVPPDFSLQPPAPGAPRPTEGTAQEQALDALFGGPAARSEIEKSALDRAGAAAPGIRSQVGDPGTNTVAKGSVTRDIIAAPEGDGQAAQTVIPG, from the coding sequence ATGCGTAAGCTGAAAACCGTCATCCTGCTCACCACCGGCAGCGCCATGTTGGCCGCATGCGGCGGCAGCGGCATTTTCAACCGTGATCGCCCCGATGAATTCGCCGTTCAGCGTCAGGCTCCGCTCGTGGTTCCACCTGATTTCAGCCTGCAGCCACCTGCTCCCGGCGCGCCGCGTCCAACAGAAGGCACCGCGCAAGAACAAGCTCTCGACGCGCTGTTCGGCGGCCCTGCAGCACGCAGCGAAATTGAGAAAAGCGCGCTGGACCGTGCTGGCGCGGCGGCTCCGGGTATCCGCAGCCAGGTTGGCGATCCGGGTACTAACACCGTCGCCAAAGGCAGCGTGACCCGCGACATTATCGCCGCACCGGAAGGTGACGGACAGGCCGCACAGACCGTAATCCCGGGCTAA
- the sucC gene encoding ADP-forming succinate--CoA ligase subunit beta, with protein sequence MNVHEYQAKELLKEYGIAIPAGHAALTVEEAVEGAKKLPGPLYVVKAQIHAGGRGKGKFKELPEDAKGGVRLAFSLDEVESHAKEMLGNTLVTIQTGAEGKQVNRLYVTDGVDIESEYYLAMLVDRATGRVAMVASTEGGMDIEDVAHETPEKITTITIDPAQGFMPHHGRAVAFALNLSGDLNKQCQKLAKQLYNAFMSSDCEMLEINPLVETKPDAGGNASLLVLDTKMSFDGNALYRHKAIEEMRDETEEDPAEVEASEYDLAYIKLDGNIGCMVNGAGLAMATMDIIKLNGAFPANFLDVGGGATTEKVTAAFKIILKDPAVEGILVNIFGGIMKCDIIADGIVQAAKEVNLSVPLVVRLEGTNVQAGKDILANSGLPIVAADDLGDAAKKIVAEVKQAA encoded by the coding sequence ATGAACGTCCATGAATATCAGGCCAAGGAACTGCTGAAAGAATACGGGATCGCAATTCCGGCGGGCCACGCTGCTTTGACTGTCGAAGAGGCCGTCGAAGGCGCGAAGAAACTGCCCGGACCGCTTTATGTCGTCAAAGCACAAATTCACGCTGGTGGCCGCGGTAAAGGCAAGTTTAAAGAGCTGCCAGAAGATGCGAAAGGCGGCGTGCGTCTGGCATTCTCTCTGGATGAAGTCGAAAGCCACGCCAAGGAAATGCTCGGCAACACGCTGGTAACGATCCAGACCGGTGCAGAAGGCAAGCAGGTCAACCGCCTCTACGTTACCGACGGTGTCGATATCGAAAGCGAATATTACCTCGCCATGCTAGTGGACCGTGCCACGGGCCGGGTTGCGATGGTCGCATCAACCGAAGGCGGCATGGATATCGAAGACGTCGCGCACGAGACGCCTGAGAAAATCACCACGATCACAATCGATCCGGCACAGGGCTTTATGCCGCATCATGGCCGCGCGGTTGCATTCGCTTTGAATCTTTCGGGCGATCTCAACAAGCAGTGCCAGAAGCTCGCCAAGCAGCTCTACAACGCGTTCATGTCGAGCGATTGCGAAATGCTCGAAATCAACCCGCTGGTCGAAACCAAGCCCGATGCGGGCGGCAACGCTTCGCTGCTCGTGCTCGACACCAAGATGAGCTTCGATGGCAACGCGCTCTATCGCCACAAGGCAATCGAAGAGATGCGTGACGAGACCGAGGAAGATCCGGCCGAAGTCGAAGCATCCGAATATGACCTCGCTTACATCAAGCTCGACGGCAATATCGGCTGCATGGTCAATGGTGCAGGCCTCGCCATGGCAACGATGGACATCATCAAGCTAAACGGTGCCTTCCCGGCCAACTTCCTCGATGTAGGCGGCGGCGCAACCACAGAGAAGGTGACAGCGGCCTTCAAGATCATCCTGAAAGACCCTGCGGTCGAAGGTATCCTCGTCAACATCTTTGGCGGCATCATGAAATGCGACATCATCGCCGATGGTATCGTTCAGGCGGCGAAGGAAGTGAACCTGTCGGTTCCGCTCGTCGTCCGTCTCGAAGGGACCAACGTGCAGGCTGGTAAAGACATCCTCGCCAATTCCGGCCTTCCTATCGTTGCAGCCGACGATCTGGGCGACGCAGCGAAGAAAATCGTCGCAGAGGTCAAGCAAGCGGCGTAA
- the ileS gene encoding isoleucine--tRNA ligase — translation MSDQSRDLKDTVFLPKTAFPMKAGLPQKEPGIEARWREIDLYAKLREARSGREKFILHDGPPYANGDMHIGHALNHILKDTVCRTQNLMGKDAPYVPGWDCHGLPIEWKVEEKYRKKKLNKDEVPAKEFRAECRAYAQQWVDTQREQLKRLGIMGDWDNPYLTMDFQAEATIVAELMKFAEAGNLYRGSKPIMWSPVEKTALAEAEVEYEDLTDSPQIDVAFEIVESAVPELVGAHAVIWTTTPWTIPVNQALAYGADVEYHLIRVDVADRFIQPDEYDSANWSVHGHYLVAKELNGTFFGRMPSELQGTSEAKIVWKGKGSDLAGTIAKHPMADRFPDSEFYNKPRPFLEGDFVTTESGTGLVHMSPDHGEDDFELCKANGINPVFAVMDDGRYRDDWEWLGADDKDADGKERRRAVINKPFNAPDGPICSDLREAGALLSASADYAHSYPHSWRSKAKVIYRCTPQWFVPMDKDLADGGTLRSRAMSEIERVEFIPEKGQNRIGSMVEGRPDWVLSRQRAWGVPITLFVKPDGTYLQDPEVNARVVAAVTEEGVDAWDEARKAEFLGDAHNAQDYEMVTDILDVWFDSGCTHAFVLESGRWPDLQWPANLYLEGSDQHRGWFQSSLLQSCATRGRAPYDQVLTHGFTMDKAGKKMSKSLGNTVSPLKVMEQYGADIVRLWALSVDFTEDHRIGDEILKGVGDQYRRLRNTFRYLLGALDGFIGDMSDAGEIPELELYVLSLLSELDGKLRKAADEYDFNTYTRLLVDFCNEDLSAFFFDIRKDTLYCDGPDSTTRNAYRTVLDLLFHALVRYAAPVLVFTAEEVWQTRYPEDGEQAGSVHLLEWPSVPAVPADREKWSKLRALRERVTEAIEPLRREKTIRSSNEAVVTVPANAVPDGVSDKQLAELFITGAVTRGQGDDVIVTKSTDSKCGRCWRLLPDVPEDGALCGRCDSVVSAMDAAE, via the coding sequence ATGTCTGATCAATCACGCGACCTTAAAGATACGGTCTTCCTGCCGAAGACTGCGTTCCCGATGAAAGCCGGCCTTCCGCAAAAGGAACCGGGCATTGAGGCGCGCTGGCGCGAAATTGATCTCTACGCGAAATTGCGTGAGGCGCGCAGCGGACGCGAGAAGTTCATCCTGCACGATGGCCCTCCCTATGCGAATGGCGATATGCATATCGGCCACGCGCTCAATCACATCCTGAAAGACACGGTCTGCCGCACGCAGAACCTGATGGGCAAAGACGCGCCCTATGTGCCGGGCTGGGATTGCCACGGCCTTCCGATTGAATGGAAGGTCGAGGAGAAATACCGCAAGAAAAAGCTCAACAAGGACGAGGTTCCTGCAAAGGAATTCCGCGCCGAATGCCGCGCCTATGCGCAGCAATGGGTCGATACGCAGCGCGAGCAGCTGAAACGGCTGGGCATCATGGGCGATTGGGACAATCCCTATCTCACCATGGATTTTCAGGCCGAGGCGACAATTGTTGCCGAGCTGATGAAGTTTGCCGAGGCGGGCAACCTTTATCGCGGATCAAAGCCGATCATGTGGTCACCGGTTGAAAAGACCGCGCTGGCCGAGGCCGAGGTTGAATATGAGGACCTGACCGATAGCCCGCAGATCGATGTGGCCTTTGAGATCGTCGAGAGCGCCGTCCCAGAACTGGTCGGCGCGCATGCGGTGATCTGGACGACGACGCCTTGGACGATCCCAGTGAACCAGGCTTTGGCCTATGGGGCGGATGTTGAGTATCACCTTATCCGTGTTGATGTAGCCGACAGGTTCATCCAACCAGATGAATACGACTCCGCCAACTGGTCAGTTCACGGACACTACCTCGTCGCCAAAGAGTTAAACGGCACATTCTTTGGGCGGATGCCTAGTGAGCTTCAGGGCACAAGCGAAGCAAAAATCGTCTGGAAGGGCAAAGGCTCTGACTTAGCCGGAACCATCGCCAAGCACCCGATGGCAGACCGCTTCCCGGATAGCGAATTCTACAATAAGCCCCGCCCCTTCCTCGAAGGCGATTTTGTCACAACTGAGAGCGGCACCGGCCTTGTCCATATGTCGCCCGATCATGGCGAGGATGATTTCGAGCTTTGCAAAGCCAACGGCATCAATCCCGTCTTCGCGGTTATGGACGATGGCCGTTACCGTGATGATTGGGAATGGCTCGGCGCGGATGACAAGGACGCCGACGGCAAAGAACGCCGCAGGGCTGTCATCAACAAACCGTTCAACGCGCCGGACGGGCCGATCTGCTCAGACCTGCGCGAAGCGGGTGCGCTGCTTTCGGCCTCCGCCGATTACGCGCATTCCTACCCGCATTCATGGCGCTCAAAAGCCAAGGTGATCTATCGCTGCACGCCGCAATGGTTTGTGCCGATGGACAAGGATTTGGCTGACGGCGGCACTCTGCGCAGCCGCGCCATGTCCGAGATCGAGCGGGTCGAGTTTATCCCTGAAAAGGGCCAGAACCGCATTGGCTCCATGGTCGAAGGGCGCCCTGACTGGGTGCTTTCGCGTCAGCGCGCTTGGGGTGTGCCGATCACTTTGTTCGTCAAACCTGACGGCACCTACCTGCAAGACCCCGAAGTCAACGCGCGCGTAGTCGCTGCAGTCACCGAAGAAGGCGTCGATGCATGGGACGAAGCGCGCAAGGCCGAATTTCTGGGCGATGCGCACAACGCGCAAGATTACGAGATGGTCACCGACATCCTCGATGTCTGGTTTGACAGCGGCTGCACCCACGCATTCGTGCTGGAAAGCGGTCGCTGGCCCGATCTGCAATGGCCCGCAAACCTCTATCTCGAAGGCAGCGACCAGCATCGCGGCTGGTTCCAGTCCTCGCTGCTGCAAAGCTGCGCGACACGTGGCCGTGCGCCTTATGACCAAGTGCTCACCCATGGCTTCACCATGGACAAAGCTGGTAAGAAAATGTCGAAATCGCTCGGCAACACGGTCAGTCCGCTCAAGGTTATGGAGCAATATGGCGCGGATATCGTCCGGCTATGGGCGCTGAGCGTTGATTTCACAGAAGATCACCGGATCGGCGATGAAATCCTGAAAGGCGTGGGCGACCAATATCGCCGCCTGCGCAACACGTTCCGCTACCTGCTCGGCGCGCTCGACGGCTTTATCGGCGATATGTCGGACGCGGGCGAAATCCCCGAGCTGGAGCTCTATGTCCTCTCGCTGCTGAGCGAGCTTGATGGCAAGCTGCGTAAGGCTGCGGATGAGTACGATTTCAACACCTACACCCGCCTGCTGGTCGATTTCTGCAATGAAGACCTTAGCGCGTTCTTCTTCGATATCCGCAAAGACACGCTGTATTGCGATGGGCCGGACAGCACCACGCGCAACGCATACCGCACCGTGCTCGACCTGCTGTTCCACGCGCTCGTCCGCTATGCCGCGCCAGTGCTGGTCTTCACCGCAGAGGAAGTGTGGCAAACCCGCTATCCCGAAGACGGCGAACAGGCAGGCAGCGTCCACCTGCTCGAATGGCCGAGCGTGCCGGCGGTGCCCGCCGACCGCGAGAAATGGTCCAAATTGCGCGCCCTGCGTGAACGTGTGACCGAGGCGATCGAGCCATTGCGCCGCGAAAAGACGATCCGATCCAGCAATGAAGCGGTCGTTACCGTGCCCGCCAATGCGGTGCCCGATGGCGTCAGCGACAAACAGCTCGCCGAATTGTTCATCACGGGTGCAGTCACGCGCGGCCAAGGGGACGATGTGATCGTAACCAAATCAACCGACAGCAAATGCGGCCGCTGCTGGCGCCTGCTGCCCGACGTGCCCGAAGACGGCGCGCTGTGTGGTCGGTGCGATAGCGTGGTGTCCGCGATGGATGCGGCGGAATGA
- a CDS encoding hemolysin family protein: MTPFPWPELLIIAGLIVLNGVFAMSELAIVSAKTATLKTKRDEGSSGARIALSLAADPGKFLSTVQIGITLIAIITGAYSGASLEGPVGERLALLGVPEDMADQTAFVTVIALTTYFSVVVGELVPKQVALRSAVPISLIMARPMAILATIAAPLVWLLDTSSAGIIRLFGIRSGKQNSVTAEELQMIFADATRSGVIEAEQHQILTGVVRLAERPVREMMTPRTEIDWIEADADAAQIRATIEESPHSLLPVAEGSPDAILGIVKVREVLAGLVEGKPVSIRDMMRKGEVVPDQLDAMDALRVLQSSDIAMAVVHDEYGHFEGIVTPVDLLTAIAGNFASDSDQGEAPEIVERKDGSLLVSGSLSADALSDRLGLSYPENREFGTAAGYALSVLKRLPNVGETFTDQGWDFEVVDMDNRRIGQLKVTRQSAAES; the protein is encoded by the coding sequence GTGACACCTTTTCCGTGGCCAGAATTGCTAATCATTGCCGGGCTGATCGTGCTCAACGGCGTCTTTGCGATGTCCGAACTCGCGATCGTGTCTGCCAAGACCGCTACTCTAAAGACCAAGCGTGACGAGGGCTCTTCGGGCGCCCGCATTGCCCTTTCACTGGCAGCTGATCCGGGCAAATTCCTCTCGACCGTGCAGATAGGGATCACCCTGATAGCAATTATCACGGGCGCATATTCCGGTGCCAGCCTGGAAGGGCCGGTTGGAGAACGCCTTGCATTGTTGGGCGTGCCTGAGGACATGGCGGACCAGACCGCGTTCGTCACCGTCATCGCGCTCACCACCTATTTCAGCGTTGTCGTGGGTGAGTTGGTTCCGAAGCAGGTCGCTTTGCGCTCTGCAGTTCCAATCTCGCTGATTATGGCGCGGCCAATGGCCATACTTGCGACGATTGCGGCGCCGCTTGTCTGGTTGTTGGACACCAGCTCTGCGGGAATAATCCGTCTGTTCGGGATACGCAGCGGCAAGCAGAATTCGGTCACAGCCGAAGAGCTTCAGATGATTTTTGCTGACGCGACGCGCTCAGGGGTGATCGAGGCCGAACAGCATCAGATTTTAACCGGTGTGGTGCGCCTTGCGGAACGTCCGGTGCGCGAGATGATGACCCCCCGGACAGAGATCGACTGGATCGAAGCGGATGCTGACGCAGCGCAGATTCGGGCAACCATTGAAGAAAGCCCGCATTCTCTTCTGCCTGTGGCGGAAGGTTCTCCTGACGCCATTCTCGGCATCGTCAAAGTTCGCGAAGTGCTGGCCGGATTGGTTGAAGGCAAACCTGTTTCGATCCGCGATATGATGCGCAAGGGCGAAGTGGTGCCCGATCAGTTGGATGCGATGGACGCGCTACGCGTGCTGCAATCCTCAGACATAGCGATGGCTGTGGTGCATGACGAATACGGGCATTTTGAAGGGATCGTGACACCGGTCGATTTGCTGACTGCAATCGCTGGCAATTTCGCGAGCGATTCCGATCAGGGCGAGGCGCCCGAAATTGTCGAGCGCAAGGACGGATCGCTGCTCGTCTCGGGCTCGCTGTCCGCAGATGCCCTGTCTGATCGGCTGGGCCTATCCTATCCGGAAAACCGTGAATTCGGCACGGCGGCGGGTTACGCTCTGTCCGTCCTGAAACGTCTGCCCAATGTCGGTGAGACGTTCACCGATCAAGGGTGGGACTTCGAAGTCGTCGATATGGACAATCGCCGGATCGGCCAGCTTAAAGTGACGCGGCAAAGCGCAGCGGAAAGCTGA